Proteins encoded within one genomic window of Chitinophaga parva:
- a CDS encoding voltage-gated chloride channel family protein, which produces MKYVFRKPDQVSITLQLLKWTLLVLPVALTTGALVALFLWSLEKCTGLRWQYPWLLYALPLAGIGIWYLYKLAGKNAAAGNNLIMDNIHEPGGGVPARMAPLVLITTLITHLFGGSAGREGTAVQIGGSMAQLYARWFRLTVEDVQVLLTAGMAAGFGAVFGTPVTGAVFAIEVLAIGVVRYKALMPCLIAAVLADITCASLGIHHTAYHIADFEPARTFSFIHVDMLLLAKVIVSGVAFGLAGYLFSVLIHGIKKYAGVYIKQAWLTPVVGGLLVIVLCWALGTRDYIGLGVNGQYPDSVSILNAFHAGGATPLSWWWKILFTSITLAMGFKGGEVTPLFFIGATLGNILAVWMGVPVDLLAGLGFIAVFAAATNTPLACTFMGVELFGTHYVLYYAVACFTAYYFSGHTGIYGSQRIGIPKTATDNISGLTLKQWSEKTDK; this is translated from the coding sequence ATGAAATATGTCTTTCGCAAACCTGACCAGGTTTCCATCACATTACAGTTATTAAAGTGGACTTTATTGGTACTGCCGGTGGCGCTTACTACAGGTGCATTGGTAGCATTATTTTTATGGTCGCTGGAAAAATGTACCGGCCTGCGGTGGCAGTACCCATGGCTGCTATATGCCTTGCCCCTGGCGGGTATTGGCATCTGGTACCTGTACAAGCTGGCGGGTAAGAACGCTGCTGCAGGTAATAACCTGATTATGGACAATATCCATGAACCGGGTGGCGGTGTGCCGGCCCGTATGGCCCCCCTGGTGTTAATAACCACGCTGATCACGCATTTGTTTGGCGGATCTGCCGGCCGCGAAGGTACGGCTGTGCAGATAGGGGGCAGTATGGCCCAGCTTTATGCCCGTTGGTTCCGTCTCACAGTGGAAGACGTGCAGGTGCTGCTCACCGCCGGTATGGCGGCTGGTTTCGGTGCCGTGTTTGGCACACCGGTTACCGGGGCAGTATTTGCCATCGAGGTACTGGCCATCGGCGTAGTGCGCTACAAAGCACTGATGCCCTGCCTTATTGCGGCGGTACTGGCGGATATTACCTGCGCCAGTTTGGGCATTCACCACACAGCTTACCACATTGCGGATTTTGAACCTGCCCGGACATTTTCATTTATCCATGTAGATATGTTGTTGCTGGCAAAAGTGATCGTGAGTGGTGTAGCGTTTGGCCTTGCAGGGTATCTCTTTTCTGTACTGATCCATGGTATAAAAAAATACGCAGGCGTTTATATTAAACAGGCATGGTTAACGCCGGTGGTAGGCGGGTTATTGGTGATCGTATTATGTTGGGCGCTTGGAACCCGTGACTACATTGGGTTAGGTGTGAATGGACAATACCCGGACAGTGTAAGTATCCTGAATGCATTTCACGCCGGTGGGGCCACACCGCTGAGCTGGTGGTGGAAAATATTGTTTACGTCTATTACGCTGGCCATGGGTTTTAAAGGAGGAGAAGTAACGCCGTTATTCTTCATTGGCGCCACACTTGGGAACATCCTGGCGGTGTGGATGGGGGTACCGGTAGACCTGCTGGCCGGGCTGGGTTTCATTGCCGTTTTTGCCGCAGCTACCAATACGCCACTGGCCTGTACTTTCATGGGCGTGGAATTGTTTGGTACGCACTATGTGCTCTATTACGCCGTGGCTTGCTTTACCGCTTACTATTTCAGTGGCCATACAGGCATCTATGGATCGCAGCGCATTGGTATTCCTAAAACCGCTACAGACAACATTTCCGGGCTAACGCTTAAACAGTGGTCTGAGAAGACAGACAAATAG
- a CDS encoding acyltransferase family protein gives MSTKPTTQRFLPLDVFRGLTVCFMIIVNTPGTGDSYAPLEHAAWHGFTPTDLVFPSFMFAVGNAMSFAMKKFQSMSNGEVLGKIFKRTAIIFLLGYLLSWFAHSVHGTSFVLEPFSHTRILGVLERIALCYCFASLMILYWPEKWVWGVSIALLFVYWGLMYFFGDPGDFYTLHGNAELKLDLFVMGPDHLYHGEGVPFDPEGILSTLPAIVNVVAGYYTGRYVQRYREDNKKLWQLAAIGMVLIVLAMCWNPFFPINKKLWTSSFVLHTVGIDLLILSFLILIIDKLGLTGWTGFFTVFGKNPLFLYLLSELLLVILWMIPVGTGNPISWINDHLFQAYWPGKLGSLLFAISYMLVCWLAGKILDWRKIYVRV, from the coding sequence ATGTCTACTAAGCCTACTACGCAGCGCTTCCTGCCGCTGGATGTATTCCGCGGACTGACCGTTTGCTTCATGATCATTGTAAATACGCCTGGTACCGGTGATAGCTATGCACCATTGGAACATGCCGCCTGGCATGGGTTTACGCCTACAGACCTGGTGTTTCCCTCGTTTATGTTTGCGGTGGGCAATGCGATGAGTTTTGCCATGAAAAAGTTCCAGTCCATGAGCAATGGAGAAGTGCTGGGCAAGATCTTTAAACGTACGGCTATCATTTTCCTGCTGGGTTACCTGCTTTCATGGTTTGCGCACAGTGTGCACGGTACCAGTTTCGTGCTGGAGCCTTTTTCACACACCCGCATCCTGGGCGTGCTGGAGCGCATAGCACTTTGTTACTGCTTTGCCTCACTGATGATCCTGTACTGGCCGGAAAAATGGGTATGGGGTGTGTCCATCGCGCTGTTATTCGTTTACTGGGGCCTGATGTATTTTTTTGGCGACCCGGGCGATTTCTACACCCTGCACGGTAATGCGGAACTGAAGCTGGACCTGTTTGTGATGGGCCCGGACCACCTGTACCATGGTGAGGGCGTACCTTTTGATCCGGAGGGCATCCTGAGCACCCTGCCGGCTATTGTAAATGTAGTAGCAGGTTACTACACCGGCCGCTATGTGCAGCGGTACCGGGAAGACAATAAAAAGCTCTGGCAACTGGCGGCCATCGGCATGGTGCTCATAGTGCTGGCCATGTGCTGGAACCCTTTCTTTCCCATCAATAAAAAATTGTGGACCTCTTCTTTTGTGCTGCATACGGTGGGCATTGACCTGCTCATTCTTTCTTTCCTCATCCTGATCATTGACAAGCTGGGGCTTACCGGGTGGACGGGCTTCTTTACCGTGTTTGGCAAGAACCCGCTTTTCCTGTACCTGCTTTCGGAATTATTATTGGTAATACTGTGGATGATACCTGTGGGCACAGGCAATCCCATTAGCTGGATAAATGACCACCTGTTCCAGGCATACTGGCCGGGCAAGCTGGGCTCCCTGCTGTTTGCCATAAGCTACATGCTGGTGTGCTGGCTGGCTGGCAAGATACTGGACTGGCGGAAAATATATGTGCGGGTGTGA
- a CDS encoding FeoA family protein produces MEKDKIRLSRLSEGKKATIISFESDEIHIKLMEMGCVPGELVKVEKIAPLGDPISILVAGYNLSLRKTEAEHIWVEEV; encoded by the coding sequence ATGGAAAAAGATAAGATCAGACTGTCACGGCTCAGCGAAGGTAAGAAGGCGACTATCATTTCTTTCGAATCTGACGAAATCCACATCAAACTCATGGAAATGGGTTGTGTACCAGGAGAGCTGGTGAAAGTAGAAAAAATTGCCCCCCTCGGAGACCCCATCTCCATCCTGGTGGCAGGTTATAATTTATCGCTTCGCAAAACAGAAGCAGAACATATTTGGGTGGAAGAGGTGTAA
- a CDS encoding DinB family protein, whose protein sequence is MNKDQLQYLNGNYPPYVDITENLPLGAYFAKSIADLAQLETYRPLANKAYAEGKWTVNDMILHMSDTERVFQYRAVLFARNDKSRVPGFDQEVWAPAGKANQRSFDSLVAEFRLVKQNTQFLFSTFDDEALMRSNIFWKWEIPVLAIGYTIVGHQQHHLNILAERYKPLL, encoded by the coding sequence ATGAACAAAGATCAATTGCAGTACCTGAACGGCAACTACCCGCCTTATGTAGACATTACGGAAAACCTGCCCCTGGGCGCGTATTTCGCAAAGAGCATAGCGGACCTGGCGCAGCTGGAAACGTACCGTCCCCTGGCCAATAAGGCGTACGCGGAAGGTAAATGGACGGTGAATGATATGATCCTGCATATGTCTGATACGGAAAGAGTGTTCCAGTACCGTGCCGTGCTTTTTGCGCGCAATGATAAATCTCGGGTGCCCGGCTTTGACCAGGAAGTGTGGGCACCGGCCGGAAAGGCCAACCAGCGCAGCTTTGACAGCCTGGTAGCGGAATTCAGGCTGGTAAAACAAAACACGCAATTTCTTTTCAGCACCTTTGATGACGAGGCGCTGATGCGCAGCAATATTTTCTGGAAATGGGAGATCCCCGTGCTGGCTATCGGTTACACAATTGTGGGGCACCAGCAGCATCACCTGAACATACTGGCGGAGCGCTACAAGCCCTTGCTGTAA
- the mnmG gene encoding tRNA uridine-5-carboxymethylaminomethyl(34) synthesis enzyme MnmG, producing MFPLYDVIVVGAGHAGCEAAAAAANMGSKVLLVTMNMQTIAQMSCNPAMGGIAKGQIVREIDALGGYSGIVTDMSLIQFRMLNRSKGPAMWSPRAQSDRMLFAAKWREMLEQTANVDFYQDMVKGLIVKDGRCQGVITGLGHEIRSKAVVLTNGTFLNGVIHIGEKQFGGGRVAEKAATGITEQLISLGFESDRLKTGTPPRIDGRSLDYSKMEEQQGDEEITGFSYLDIPTIKPAEQRSCHITYTSEAVHEMLKTGFDRSPMFAGRISGTGPRYCPSIEDKINRFAERERHQLFVEPEGFNTVEIYVNGFSTSLPEDVQYKALRLVPGFENARMFRPGYAIEYDFFPPTQLQFSLETKQMPNLFFAGQINGTTGYEEAACQGLMAGINASLKAQDKEPFVLKRSEAYIGVLIDDLINKGTEEPYRMFTSRAEFRTLLRQDNADLRLTQKGFDLGLAKQDRLEKMQAKKDGVEKIKTILRELPIEPAEANAFLEANNSAPLTQKQRLNQILLRPGIDILSLCENLPTVKSALQEFDRETLEQAEIQVKYDVYIEKENELVSKMSQLENLVIPDSFDYTKLVSLSNEARQKFNKIRPRTLGQASRISGVNPSDVQILMVYMGR from the coding sequence ATGTTTCCATTATACGATGTTATTGTTGTAGGCGCCGGCCATGCCGGTTGTGAAGCTGCGGCTGCTGCGGCCAACATGGGCTCTAAAGTGCTGCTGGTTACCATGAATATGCAAACCATCGCACAGATGAGTTGCAACCCGGCAATGGGAGGTATTGCAAAAGGTCAAATCGTAAGAGAGATCGATGCCCTGGGTGGGTATTCTGGTATCGTTACAGACATGTCCCTGATCCAGTTCCGCATGCTGAATCGCTCTAAGGGCCCCGCTATGTGGAGCCCCCGCGCACAAAGTGATCGCATGCTTTTTGCCGCTAAGTGGAGGGAGATGCTGGAACAAACAGCAAACGTCGATTTCTACCAGGATATGGTAAAGGGACTGATCGTTAAGGATGGCCGCTGCCAGGGCGTGATCACCGGCCTTGGCCATGAGATCCGTTCCAAAGCAGTGGTGCTCACTAACGGCACTTTCCTTAACGGGGTGATCCACATCGGGGAAAAACAATTTGGCGGCGGCCGCGTGGCAGAAAAAGCTGCGACCGGCATTACCGAACAACTTATTTCCCTGGGCTTTGAAAGCGATCGCCTGAAAACGGGTACACCTCCCCGCATAGATGGGCGCAGCCTGGATTACTCCAAAATGGAGGAGCAACAAGGTGACGAGGAGATCACCGGGTTCTCCTACCTGGATATTCCCACTATAAAACCAGCCGAACAAAGAAGCTGTCATATCACCTATACCAGTGAAGCCGTTCATGAAATGCTCAAGACCGGGTTCGACAGGTCGCCTATGTTTGCAGGGCGCATCAGTGGTACCGGGCCCCGGTACTGCCCAAGTATAGAGGATAAGATCAACCGCTTTGCCGAAAGGGAAAGACACCAGCTCTTTGTGGAACCGGAAGGGTTCAATACCGTAGAGATCTATGTAAATGGATTCTCTACTTCCCTGCCGGAAGATGTTCAATACAAAGCCCTGCGCCTGGTACCCGGTTTTGAAAATGCCAGGATGTTCCGCCCGGGATATGCCATCGAATATGATTTCTTCCCACCTACCCAGCTCCAGTTTTCCCTGGAGACTAAGCAAATGCCCAACCTCTTTTTTGCCGGCCAGATCAATGGAACCACCGGATATGAAGAGGCGGCCTGCCAGGGATTGATGGCCGGGATCAATGCTTCCCTGAAAGCACAGGACAAAGAGCCCTTTGTACTGAAAAGAAGTGAAGCTTACATAGGGGTGCTGATAGATGACCTAATCAATAAGGGAACCGAAGAGCCTTACCGTATGTTCACCTCCCGTGCTGAATTCCGTACCCTGCTCCGCCAGGATAATGCAGACCTCCGTCTTACACAAAAAGGATTTGACCTGGGCCTGGCCAAACAAGACCGCCTGGAAAAAATGCAGGCAAAGAAAGACGGTGTTGAAAAAATAAAAACCATTCTCCGGGAACTACCCATTGAACCTGCAGAGGCAAATGCATTCCTGGAAGCCAATAACTCCGCGCCGCTTACCCAAAAACAAAGATTGAATCAGATCCTGCTTCGCCCGGGTATTGACATTCTTTCTCTCTGTGAAAATCTGCCCACTGTAAAAAGTGCACTGCAGGAATTTGACCGGGAAACATTGGAGCAGGCAGAGATCCAGGTGAAGTACGATGTGTATATTGAAAAGGAAAACGAACTGGTAAGCAAGATGAGCCAACTGGAAAACCTGGTGATCCCGGACAGCTTTGATTATACTAAACTGGTATCACTTTCTAACGAGGCCCGCCAGAAATTTAATAAGATCCGTCCGCGCACCCTCGGGCAGGCAAGCCGCATAAGCGGGGTGAACCCAAGCGATGTTCAGATCCTGATGGTGTACATGGGAAGATAA
- the nadA gene encoding quinolinate synthase NadA, with protein MITDLTSAKKNLQKNGFLDIAVDVRLDLFAEIERLKKEKNAVILAHYYQEPDIQDVADFIGDSLGLAQQAARTDADIIVFAGVHFMAETAKILNPHKKVLLPDLKAGCSLADSAPPELFKKFKEKYPDHVVVSYVNCSAGIKALSDIICTSSNAEKIIESIPKDQPIIFAPDRNLGAYLVKKTGRDMVLWNGACMVHEIFSLEKITRLKALHPGAKVIAHPECEAAVLEVADYIGSTTGLLKFSQRDDAQEYIVVTETGILHQMQKNNPGKTFIPAPPNNACACNDCPHMKLNTLEKLYLCMEYEQPEITMEEHLRLAAKKPIDRMLEISAKYGL; from the coding sequence ATGATTACAGATTTGACATCCGCAAAAAAAAATTTGCAAAAGAATGGATTTTTGGATATAGCGGTGGATGTACGCCTTGATCTGTTTGCGGAAATCGAAAGATTGAAAAAAGAAAAAAATGCCGTTATCCTTGCGCACTATTACCAGGAGCCGGATATCCAGGATGTGGCAGACTTTATAGGCGACAGCCTGGGCCTGGCCCAGCAGGCCGCCAGGACCGATGCAGACATCATTGTTTTTGCAGGCGTGCACTTCATGGCGGAAACTGCAAAGATTTTAAATCCCCATAAAAAGGTGTTGCTCCCGGATCTGAAAGCCGGTTGTTCCCTGGCAGACAGCGCCCCTCCCGAACTGTTCAAAAAATTCAAGGAAAAGTATCCGGATCATGTGGTGGTTTCGTATGTGAACTGCAGTGCAGGTATCAAAGCGCTCAGCGATATCATTTGTACCTCTTCCAATGCCGAAAAAATCATTGAAAGCATTCCAAAGGACCAGCCCATCATTTTTGCACCAGACCGCAACCTGGGGGCTTACCTGGTGAAGAAAACGGGTCGTGATATGGTGCTGTGGAATGGCGCCTGCATGGTGCATGAGATTTTTTCCCTGGAGAAGATCACCCGGCTGAAGGCGCTGCACCCTGGTGCCAAGGTAATAGCCCACCCGGAATGTGAAGCAGCAGTGCTGGAAGTAGCAGATTACATTGGTTCTACCACGGGTTTGCTGAAATTCAGCCAGCGGGATGATGCCCAGGAATATATTGTGGTGACCGAAACGGGTATCCTGCACCAGATGCAGAAGAATAATCCCGGTAAAACTTTCATACCAGCTCCGCCTAATAATGCTTGTGCCTGCAATGACTGCCCGCATATGAAGTTGAATACACTGGAGAAACTATATCTCTGCATGGAATATGAACAGCCGGAGATCACCATGGAAGAGCATCTGCGCCTGGCAGCTAAAAAACCGATAGACAGGATGTTAGAGATCAGTGCAAAGTATGGATTGTAA
- the cls gene encoding cardiolipin synthase → MYYLYQFFSNSGWPAYVKIISIVLMVLTTVGIVGSIVLENRNPVKAIAYILLLVYLPIAGMIVYYYLGRDLRKKKRFTLKGSKDEALYAGFWELQRSRLEQRQIALRLLEGEKQEVSAMLLNTRQSLVTKHNRVQLLINGEQKIPLVLEALKQATHHIHIEYYMITDDSVGQAVTEVLMEKLKEGVEVRVIYDDLGSGDIGDIPKKLRAMGAEVYAFSPVLINFYLNANYRDHRKIIIIDGKTGFVGGINLDERYVNDGKHTTYWRDTALKIEGESVNLLQLQFLLSYRYCCKKTFTLGEPYFGVPHHVMHTCFTDIVTSGPDSEWPAVLQSMLMALQVARRRIRITNPYLIPNDQLMGALQIAALAGKEVEILIPAKGDSFFVQHAAYSFLKPLMEAGVKIYFYTRGFIHAKTMVVDDNLAWVGSANMDNRSFFLNLEIAALLYDKEIAAQLNEAFEHDLQYASLVSTARFFNRNIWKRFIDGCCRLLAPLL, encoded by the coding sequence GTGTATTATCTGTACCAGTTCTTCTCCAACTCCGGCTGGCCGGCTTATGTAAAGATCATCAGCATTGTGCTCATGGTGCTCACCACGGTGGGTATAGTCGGCTCCATCGTTTTGGAAAACCGCAACCCCGTAAAGGCCATCGCCTACATCCTGCTGCTGGTGTACCTGCCCATTGCCGGCATGATCGTGTATTATTACCTGGGGCGCGACCTGCGTAAGAAAAAACGCTTCACCCTTAAAGGCAGCAAGGACGAAGCGTTGTATGCCGGTTTCTGGGAATTGCAGCGCTCCCGCCTGGAACAACGGCAAATTGCCCTGCGCTTGCTGGAAGGTGAAAAGCAGGAAGTATCTGCCATGCTGCTTAACACACGGCAGTCGCTCGTGACCAAACATAATCGCGTGCAATTGCTGATCAATGGGGAACAAAAAATTCCGCTTGTACTGGAAGCACTCAAACAAGCCACCCATCATATCCACATTGAATACTACATGATCACCGATGATAGTGTAGGGCAGGCTGTCACGGAAGTGCTGATGGAAAAGTTAAAGGAAGGTGTGGAAGTGCGGGTGATCTACGATGACCTGGGCTCCGGCGATATTGGCGACATTCCCAAAAAGCTGAGAGCCATGGGAGCCGAAGTATATGCCTTCTCCCCTGTGCTGATCAATTTTTATTTAAACGCCAACTACCGCGATCACCGCAAGATCATCATCATTGACGGGAAGACGGGTTTTGTGGGAGGCATTAACCTCGATGAACGTTATGTAAACGATGGAAAACACACCACGTACTGGAGAGACACGGCGTTAAAGATAGAAGGAGAATCCGTGAACCTGCTGCAGCTGCAGTTCCTGCTCAGTTACCGGTACTGTTGTAAAAAAACATTTACCCTGGGTGAGCCTTACTTTGGCGTACCGCATCATGTTATGCACACCTGCTTCACAGATATTGTAACCAGCGGCCCGGATTCTGAATGGCCGGCCGTGTTACAAAGCATGTTGATGGCCTTACAGGTGGCGCGCCGCCGCATCCGCATTACCAATCCTTATCTCATTCCCAATGACCAGCTGATGGGCGCTTTGCAGATCGCGGCACTGGCTGGCAAAGAAGTGGAGATCCTTATACCAGCCAAGGGCGATTCTTTTTTTGTACAACACGCTGCCTATTCATTCCTGAAACCGTTAATGGAGGCAGGCGTTAAAATATATTTTTATACCCGTGGATTTATTCACGCCAAAACGATGGTTGTAGATGACAACCTGGCATGGGTAGGATCTGCAAACATGGACAACCGCAGTTTCTTCCTGAATTTGGAAATTGCGGCATTATTATATGATAAAGAGATAGCCGCACAGCTCAATGAAGCCTTTGAGCACGACCTGCAATATGCTTCCCTTGTTTCAACTGCACGGTTCTTCAACCGCAATATCTGGAAACGTTTTATTGACGGGTGTTGCAGGCTGCTGGCACCTTTGCTGTAG
- a CDS encoding MFS transporter, translating to MSLQASTHPVRHPLLAIVTGAVGNLVEWYDWYIYAAFSLYFAPVFFPKMNATAQLLNTAGIFAVGFLMRPIGGWLFGRIADRRGRKVSMTISVLLMSFGSLMIACIPGFGRIGVAAPLLLFLARLLQGLSVGGEYGTAATYLSEIASPRRRGFYSSFQYVTLIGGQLCALAVQLLLQKVFLTPAQLSSWGWRIPFVIGALLALVAFIMRRHMEESMHMDDKPQRQRGSLVALWKAHPRAVLTVVGLTMGGTLSFYTFTTYMQKFLVNSLHYTIDQSTVLTFWLMLIYAGMQPLFGWISDHIGRKPLLIAFGVLGTLTTVPVFNALMRADSEAAVFWLILAALCVVSGYTAVCGIVKAEMFPADVRALGVGFPYAIAVAVFGGTAEPIALYLKNIGHASWYYWYVTIAVFISLLVYIFARDSKAHSYIDKD from the coding sequence ATGTCTCTTCAAGCTTCCACGCATCCTGTACGCCACCCGCTGCTGGCCATTGTTACCGGTGCTGTGGGTAACCTGGTGGAGTGGTACGACTGGTATATCTACGCTGCTTTCTCCCTCTACTTTGCCCCGGTGTTTTTCCCGAAAATGAATGCCACCGCCCAGTTGCTCAATACCGCCGGCATTTTTGCGGTAGGTTTTCTCATGCGGCCTATTGGTGGATGGCTCTTTGGCCGTATTGCGGACCGGCGTGGCCGCAAAGTATCCATGACCATTTCTGTATTGCTCATGTCGTTCGGATCGTTGATGATCGCCTGTATACCCGGCTTTGGCCGAATAGGCGTGGCCGCCCCCCTCCTGCTTTTCCTGGCCCGCCTCCTGCAGGGCCTCAGCGTAGGTGGTGAGTACGGTACCGCGGCTACCTATCTGAGTGAAATTGCATCTCCCCGGCGCCGGGGTTTCTATTCCAGCTTTCAATACGTAACCCTTATTGGTGGCCAGCTTTGCGCCCTGGCAGTACAACTGTTATTGCAGAAAGTGTTTCTCACACCTGCCCAACTCTCCAGCTGGGGATGGCGCATTCCCTTTGTGATCGGGGCTTTACTTGCACTGGTGGCATTTATCATGCGCCGCCACATGGAGGAAAGCATGCACATGGATGATAAACCGCAGCGCCAGCGCGGTTCCCTGGTAGCCTTGTGGAAAGCCCATCCCCGGGCGGTGCTCACCGTGGTAGGGCTTACCATGGGCGGTACACTTTCGTTTTACACCTTCACTACTTATATGCAGAAATTTTTGGTCAATAGCCTGCATTACACCATTGACCAATCTACCGTACTTACCTTCTGGCTTATGCTTATCTACGCTGGCATGCAACCCCTCTTTGGATGGATCTCCGACCACATTGGCCGCAAGCCATTGCTGATCGCCTTTGGCGTATTAGGTACGCTCACCACGGTGCCTGTTTTCAATGCGCTGATGCGTGCAGACAGCGAGGCGGCTGTATTCTGGCTCATACTGGCGGCGTTGTGCGTTGTAAGTGGTTACACCGCTGTATGCGGTATTGTAAAGGCCGAAATGTTCCCGGCAGATGTGCGGGCACTGGGCGTAGGGTTTCCTTATGCCATAGCAGTAGCGGTGTTTGGCGGCACGGCAGAGCCTATTGCCCTCTACCTGAAAAACATTGGCCACGCCTCCTGGTACTATTGGTATGTGACCATCGCCGTGTTCATTTCTTTACTGGTGTACATCTTTGCGCGGGATAGTAAGGCGCATTCCTATATTGATAAAGACTAA
- a CDS encoding hemolysin family protein encodes MTLQIFLTIFLVLLNGFFVAAEFAIVKVRSTQISGLKGPKNVLHAARAVTNNLDGYLAATQLGITLASLGLGWVGEEVMTRIILNAVHALGLQMDDNMAHKISVPVAFAAITMLHIVFGELAPKSIAIRKAPGTTLIVALPLRIFYFVFKPFIWVLNSLANVVLRIIGIPPMKEAEIHSEEELKLIISESQEGGAIEETERELIHNVFDFDDRRVKEILRHRKDIVCLKLESAFDELYDTAITDGYSRYPVCQHNSIDDLVGVLYTKDLVRAHHERRTSSVKDLLRPIFYVPESMKIKDLMRNFQSKRQQLAIVTNEFGDTVGLVSMEDILEELVGDIQDEHDQEQPIVVPQEDNTFLVNAHEHIQDINKHLPHALLESEEYETLAGLIAYHYGSIPTEGEVFHYEGYEITIKKMFKSSVEKAILRWMNEPKTENEHSNS; translated from the coding sequence ATGACATTACAGATATTTCTGACTATTTTCCTGGTATTACTCAACGGCTTTTTTGTGGCGGCCGAGTTTGCCATTGTAAAAGTCCGATCGACCCAGATCAGCGGATTGAAAGGGCCTAAGAACGTGCTGCACGCGGCACGCGCGGTGACCAATAACCTGGACGGCTACCTGGCCGCCACGCAGCTGGGCATTACCCTGGCATCCCTGGGCCTGGGTTGGGTAGGAGAAGAAGTAATGACCCGGATCATCCTCAATGCAGTGCACGCCCTCGGATTGCAGATGGATGATAACATGGCCCACAAGATCTCGGTGCCCGTTGCCTTTGCAGCCATCACCATGCTGCACATCGTGTTTGGAGAACTGGCGCCTAAGTCCATTGCTATCCGTAAAGCGCCCGGCACTACGCTGATCGTGGCATTGCCCCTGCGCATATTTTATTTTGTATTCAAGCCCTTTATCTGGGTGCTCAATTCACTGGCTAATGTGGTGCTGCGCATCATTGGTATTCCGCCCATGAAAGAAGCGGAGATCCACTCAGAGGAAGAATTGAAGCTCATCATTTCTGAAAGCCAGGAAGGCGGAGCCATTGAAGAAACAGAGCGGGAACTGATCCATAACGTTTTTGATTTTGACGACCGCCGGGTGAAAGAGATCCTGCGTCACCGCAAGGATATTGTGTGCCTGAAACTGGAATCTGCTTTTGATGAACTGTATGATACCGCTATCACGGATGGCTACTCCCGCTACCCCGTGTGCCAGCATAATTCTATTGACGACCTGGTTGGCGTGCTCTATACGAAGGACCTGGTAAGAGCACATCATGAAAGGCGTACCAGCAGCGTGAAAGACCTGCTCCGCCCCATTTTTTATGTGCCGGAAAGTATGAAGATCAAAGACCTGATGCGCAATTTCCAGAGCAAACGCCAGCAGCTGGCTATTGTTACCAACGAGTTTGGCGACACGGTGGGCCTGGTAAGCATGGAAGACATACTGGAAGAACTGGTAGGCGATATCCAGGATGAACACGACCAGGAGCAACCCATCGTAGTGCCACAGGAGGATAATACCTTCCTGGTGAATGCACATGAGCACATCCAGGATATCAACAAGCACCTGCCGCATGCACTGTTGGAAAGTGAAGAATACGAAACACTGGCCGGGCTCATTGCTTACCACTACGGATCCATACCTACAGAAGGAGAAGTGTTTCACTATGAAGGCTATGAGATCACGATCAAAAAAATGTTCAAAAGCTCTGTGGAAAAGGCGATCCTCCGCTGGATGAACGAGCCCAAAACAGAAAACGAACACTCCAATTCCTAA
- the ybeY gene encoding rRNA maturation RNase YbeY: MAIFFSDQDVKSRLTNKLKLKSFLKELFRREGQGLRHLQYVFCTDAFLLEINQQFLQHDTYTDIVTFELSDDPTITEGEIYISIDRVVENAEKFKSGYERELHRVIFHGALHLCGFRDKSKVEAAKMREKEDEYLNLYFPA; this comes from the coding sequence ATGGCTATTTTCTTTTCAGATCAGGATGTAAAATCCAGGCTAACCAATAAACTTAAACTCAAGTCTTTTTTAAAAGAATTGTTCAGGCGGGAAGGGCAGGGGTTACGGCACCTGCAGTATGTGTTTTGTACGGATGCATTTTTGTTGGAGATCAACCAGCAGTTTTTGCAGCATGATACCTATACAGACATTGTGACTTTTGAATTATCCGATGATCCTACGATCACGGAGGGCGAGATTTATATAAGCATTGACCGGGTGGTTGAAAATGCGGAGAAGTTTAAAAGTGGTTATGAGCGGGAACTGCACCGGGTAATTTTTCATGGAGCATTGCATCTTTGCGGTTTCAGGGATAAGTCAAAGGTGGAGGCCGCCAAGATGAGGGAAAAGGAAGATGAGTATTTGAATTTGTATTTTCCCGCGTAG